One Allostreptomyces psammosilenae DNA segment encodes these proteins:
- a CDS encoding DUF6879 family protein has protein sequence MRLDGKDWRAFFDSMERDAWRLETHPVYTVPQEEDAIRRFLAGQPLEPSDAAAWIERVKGFRNTGRTVGRVHVLTRPLTDYLRFEFAHYHHNVAAGEDVRILDLTDRDNPGLPEQDFWLFDESKVVLMNYRPDGTQISRELIDGDPTPYVEWKRLAVAHSVPFAEYVKEHG, from the coding sequence GTGCGCTTGGATGGTAAGGACTGGCGAGCCTTCTTCGACTCCATGGAGCGCGATGCCTGGCGGCTGGAGACGCACCCCGTCTACACAGTCCCCCAGGAGGAGGACGCCATCCGTCGCTTCCTCGCGGGGCAACCCCTCGAACCGTCGGACGCCGCCGCGTGGATCGAACGTGTCAAGGGTTTCCGAAACACCGGACGCACCGTTGGCAGGGTCCACGTCCTCACTCGCCCGCTGACGGACTACCTCAGGTTCGAGTTCGCGCACTATCATCACAACGTGGCCGCTGGAGAGGACGTCAGGATCCTCGACCTGACCGACCGCGACAACCCGGGACTCCCCGAGCAGGACTTCTGGCTGTTCGACGAAAGCAAGGTGGTTCTGATGAACTACCGCCCTGACGGAACGCAGATCAGCCGTGAACTCATCGATGGGGATCCCACTCCATACGTCGAATGGAAGCGGTTGGCGGTGGCGCACTCGGTACCGTTCGCGGAGTATGTGAAAGAACACGGGTGA
- a CDS encoding DUF397 domain-containing protein has product MPTPNLSNARWFTASASDNKNCVEVAFLDDGSVALRDSKDRSKPPHVFTSHEWACFLDGARKGEFDPR; this is encoded by the coding sequence ATGCCCACGCCGAACCTGAGCAACGCCCGCTGGTTCACCGCCTCCGCCAGCGACAACAAGAACTGCGTAGAGGTCGCGTTCCTTGACGACGGGTCCGTAGCCCTCCGTGACTCCAAGGACCGCAGCAAACCCCCGCACGTCTTCACCTCGCACGAGTGGGCCTGCTTCCTGGACGGCGCCCGAAAGGGGGAATTCGACCCGCGCTGA
- a CDS encoding ATP-binding protein, producing MPVTTSHPSLFDQAQPRRGRLGSALLTVAGDDRAPSSLRRFTRQALTRWRLHHPDTLDTAELTVSELATNSVRHATSPYLTCCLWPTSSHLFIEIHESTPTPDLLRPLPHPAPELRNPTPTCESGRGLLLVEHLAAGWGVTTPPAGSRTVWAALTRRPAIPTPLPPHTPPIPSPPPPIPAPPPRGGDILTRARAADQTYRASRHRPADALTPEELRALVVLLQASLGDMLDLLFGPRPT from the coding sequence GTGCCTGTCACGACCTCTCACCCCTCCCTCTTCGACCAGGCCCAGCCCCGCCGGGGACGCCTCGGCTCCGCCCTCCTCACCGTGGCCGGAGACGACCGCGCCCCCTCCTCCCTCCGCCGCTTCACCCGCCAGGCCCTCACCCGCTGGCGACTCCACCACCCCGACACCCTCGACACCGCCGAGCTCACCGTCTCCGAACTGGCCACCAACAGCGTCCGCCACGCCACCAGCCCCTACCTCACCTGCTGTCTGTGGCCCACCTCCTCCCACCTCTTCATCGAGATCCACGAATCCACCCCCACCCCCGACCTCCTCCGCCCCCTCCCGCACCCCGCCCCCGAACTCCGCAACCCCACCCCCACCTGCGAGAGCGGCCGCGGCCTCCTCCTCGTCGAACACCTCGCCGCCGGGTGGGGAGTCACCACCCCGCCCGCCGGGTCCCGCACCGTCTGGGCCGCCCTCACCCGGCGACCCGCCATCCCCACCCCGCTCCCCCCACACACCCCACCCATCCCATCCCCGCCACCACCCATCCCCGCCCCACCCCCACGCGGAGGCGACATCCTCACCCGCGCCCGCGCGGCCGACCAGACCTACCGCGCCAGCCGCCACCGCCCCGCCGACGCCCTCACCCCCGAAGAACTCCGCGCCCTCGTCGTCCTCCTCCAGGCCTCCCTGGGCGACATGCTCGACCTCCTCTTCGGCCCCCGCCCCACCTGA
- a CDS encoding helix-turn-helix domain-containing protein: MTLEPEQLGKSRTDLGRMLRELRGRAGLSGDRLARRCAMSQSTISKIETGRKTPSLVEVERILRALGAPPDYADEVMALARVANTEWQVSRELWRRGLEKRQAELAALEAGATQLRYFLPAMVTGLLAIPEYVRASLEYSPGDVSKTVARKLERQAVLYDTAKSFTFLLTEQAVKWAVVEPAAMSVQIDRLASISRLPNVRIGLIPYGTRMSRGPMNTFTIYDDRLVTVEVFTGRIVFRDSRDIAEHLEIFALYEQRAVFGEQARELLSEWAEMYREAI, translated from the coding sequence GTGACACTGGAGCCGGAGCAACTGGGGAAGTCCCGAACCGACCTGGGGAGAATGCTCCGAGAGCTACGCGGGCGAGCCGGTCTCAGCGGAGACCGGCTCGCTCGGCGTTGCGCGATGTCCCAGAGCACCATCAGCAAGATCGAGACAGGGAGAAAGACTCCCAGTCTCGTGGAGGTCGAGCGTATCCTGCGGGCGCTCGGTGCTCCCCCCGACTACGCCGACGAAGTAATGGCACTCGCCCGGGTCGCCAACACCGAGTGGCAGGTGAGCCGGGAACTGTGGCGCAGAGGCCTGGAGAAAAGGCAGGCCGAGCTTGCCGCGCTGGAAGCCGGGGCGACGCAGCTCAGATACTTCCTTCCGGCCATGGTCACCGGTCTGCTCGCCATACCGGAGTACGTCCGCGCGAGCCTCGAATACTCGCCGGGCGACGTCAGCAAGACCGTCGCGCGTAAGCTGGAGCGGCAGGCGGTGCTCTACGACACGGCGAAGTCTTTCACCTTCCTGCTCACCGAGCAGGCGGTGAAATGGGCCGTGGTGGAGCCCGCCGCGATGTCTGTGCAGATCGATCGGCTGGCCTCGATCTCCCGGCTGCCGAACGTACGCATCGGGCTGATCCCGTACGGCACCCGCATGAGTCGTGGCCCGATGAACACCTTCACCATCTACGACGACCGGCTCGTGACCGTCGAGGTGTTCACCGGCCGCATCGTCTTTCGGGACTCCCGGGATATCGCGGAGCATCTGGAAATTTTCGCCCTCTACGAGCAACGTGCCGTGTTCGGCGAGCAGGCGAGGGAACTTCTGTCCGAATGGGCAGAGATGTACCGGGAGGCAATTTAG
- a CDS encoding helix-turn-helix domain-containing protein, translated as MSNPQSPTVRRRRLGLELRRLRDAAGLTTKDVARSLEISEAKINRIERGNLTARVIDVRAMLDLYGLHDPEQREALLTLTRQARERGWWAQYEDVLPTGFETYVGLEADAASLRAFSVTVLHGLLQTEDYARTLIRQVNPGMDGESVDRLVALRCERQRLLDRTPEPLKLWTIIDEAILRRPIGGREVMRAQLQRLLREAERPCVDLQVLPFSKGWHPGLSGAFTLIEFLSDADKDVVYIDGPGGNLYLEKSAEVRQAADTFDRLRAKALDGDESLQMIKAAAKDV; from the coding sequence ATGAGCAACCCCCAGAGCCCCACGGTCAGGCGCCGCCGGCTGGGGCTCGAACTGAGACGCCTCCGTGACGCGGCAGGACTGACCACCAAGGACGTCGCCCGCAGCCTGGAGATCAGCGAAGCGAAGATCAACCGGATCGAGCGGGGCAACCTCACGGCGCGAGTGATCGACGTACGCGCGATGCTGGACTTGTACGGACTGCATGACCCCGAGCAGCGAGAGGCGTTGCTCACGCTGACCCGTCAGGCTCGGGAGCGCGGTTGGTGGGCTCAATACGAGGACGTGCTGCCAACTGGCTTCGAGACCTACGTGGGTCTGGAGGCCGATGCCGCGAGCCTCCGAGCCTTCTCGGTCACCGTCCTCCATGGCCTGTTGCAGACGGAGGACTACGCCCGCACGCTCATCCGGCAGGTGAACCCCGGGATGGACGGCGAGAGCGTCGATCGCCTGGTAGCCCTGCGCTGTGAGCGGCAGCGGCTTCTGGATCGCACTCCGGAGCCCCTGAAGCTGTGGACCATCATCGACGAGGCCATACTGCGGCGTCCAATCGGAGGTCGCGAGGTGATGAGAGCACAGCTCCAGCGGCTGCTCAGGGAGGCGGAGCGCCCTTGCGTGGATTTGCAGGTGCTGCCGTTCTCCAAGGGATGGCACCCTGGTCTCTCTGGCGCCTTCACACTGATCGAGTTCCTGTCTGATGCTGACAAGGACGTCGTCTACATCGACGGGCCGGGAGGCAACCTCTACCTGGAGAAGTCTGCCGAGGTCCGCCAGGCGGCCGACACGTTCGACCGGCTACGTGCGAAGGCCCTTGATGGGGACGAGTCCCTCCAGATGATCAAGGCAGCAGCTAAGGATGTGTGA
- a CDS encoding phosphatase PAP2 family protein, which yields MTNPNGKPDTPARLPRSWTPPPPPPPPRHVLARTPLWWRWAVALSLVSYAAIVIAVQVDSPLVTLDWRIKLFRPWHHWPEWQPALEVLVLAGQRGPTAAIVILIMLWRWHRTRDARPLLTLLWALLLLNVSVGAVKYGLGRLGPRQTDDIGSPEMFSGGDIFPSGHTANAVVTWGVLAYLAHRNRRTLAAVAAAAAFGVGMTTVYLGTHWISDVLAGWIAGILVMLALPISTPGINWTHAALRAWWSGRRRTRPRTRTRTWPPPLTGDPGETAPDACLPEQRAGMSSPGRR from the coding sequence ATGACGAACCCGAACGGAAAGCCGGACACCCCCGCACGGCTCCCCAGATCGTGGACGCCTCCCCCACCACCCCCGCCCCCGCGCCACGTCCTCGCCCGAACCCCCCTCTGGTGGCGCTGGGCCGTCGCACTCTCTCTCGTCTCCTACGCGGCCATCGTCATCGCCGTGCAGGTCGACTCCCCGCTGGTCACCCTCGACTGGCGGATCAAGCTCTTCCGCCCCTGGCACCACTGGCCCGAGTGGCAGCCCGCCCTCGAAGTGCTCGTCCTCGCCGGCCAGCGCGGCCCCACCGCCGCCATCGTCATCCTGATAATGCTGTGGCGCTGGCACCGCACCCGCGACGCCCGCCCCCTCCTCACCCTCCTGTGGGCACTCCTCCTGCTCAACGTCAGCGTGGGCGCCGTCAAGTACGGCCTCGGCCGCCTCGGCCCCCGGCAGACTGACGACATCGGCTCCCCCGAGATGTTCTCCGGCGGCGACATCTTCCCCTCCGGCCACACCGCCAACGCGGTGGTCACCTGGGGAGTCCTCGCCTACCTCGCCCACCGCAACCGCCGGACCCTCGCCGCCGTCGCGGCCGCTGCCGCCTTCGGCGTCGGCATGACCACCGTCTACCTCGGCACCCACTGGATCTCCGACGTCCTCGCCGGCTGGATCGCCGGCATCCTGGTGATGCTCGCCCTCCCCATCAGCACCCCGGGCATCAACTGGACCCACGCCGCCCTGCGCGCCTGGTGGTCCGGGCGCAGACGGACCCGGCCCCGGACCCGGACCCGGACGTGGCCGCCGCCGCTGACCGGCGACCCCGGTGAGACGGCGCCCGACGCCTGCCTGCCGGAACAGCGCGCCGGGATGTCCTCCCCCGGCCGGCGCTGA
- a CDS encoding methyltransferase domain-containing protein, which translates to MTRPSTEGTDRPGFPLGRFLLDNGCLTRDWAGSFEAVPRSLFLPDLMWAHDMATGRSTALNRYEEPAAWRRAALANVPIVTQWDDGEHTGTAPGSVPTSSASMPSVVASMLRDLDVKPGMRVLEVGTGTGWNAGLLAHRLGGDHVVSVEVDAAVAARARAALDRAGLHPEVVVADGREGWPPGAPYDRLIATCGIREVPAPWLEQVRPGGLILAPWGTHYANQDAVLRLTVAADGTASGRFTELVEFMKLRAHRLQWPRHAEYAPEFPGGADISLATTLELDDLGGTFDAATFVTGLAVSDCAHLVHRQNEETTTAWFYGLTDRSWAAVVFRGKEPAIVYQSGARRLASAVERAMRWWNGRGRPGLPRFGVTVTPTGQQIPWLDEPGSPVPRQV; encoded by the coding sequence GTGACACGTCCCTCCACTGAGGGAACGGACCGCCCCGGCTTTCCGCTGGGGCGGTTCCTCCTCGACAACGGCTGCCTGACCCGTGACTGGGCCGGCTCCTTCGAGGCCGTGCCCCGCTCGCTCTTCCTGCCCGATTTGATGTGGGCCCACGACATGGCCACCGGCCGGAGCACCGCCCTGAACCGGTATGAGGAGCCCGCCGCGTGGCGGCGGGCGGCGCTGGCCAACGTGCCGATCGTCACCCAGTGGGACGACGGCGAGCACACCGGCACCGCCCCCGGCTCCGTGCCGACGAGTTCGGCCAGCATGCCCTCCGTCGTCGCGTCGATGCTGCGCGACCTCGACGTGAAGCCCGGCATGCGGGTGCTGGAGGTCGGCACCGGCACCGGTTGGAACGCCGGGCTCCTCGCCCACCGCCTCGGCGGCGACCACGTAGTCAGTGTGGAGGTGGACGCCGCCGTCGCCGCCCGGGCCCGTGCCGCCCTCGACCGGGCCGGACTGCACCCGGAGGTCGTCGTGGCCGACGGCCGCGAGGGCTGGCCGCCGGGGGCGCCGTACGACCGGCTGATCGCCACCTGCGGGATCCGCGAGGTACCCGCCCCCTGGCTGGAGCAGGTCCGGCCGGGTGGGCTGATCCTCGCGCCCTGGGGCACCCACTACGCCAACCAGGACGCCGTGCTGCGGCTCACCGTGGCGGCGGACGGAACGGCGTCGGGACGCTTCACCGAACTGGTGGAGTTCATGAAGCTCCGTGCCCACCGGCTCCAGTGGCCGCGTCACGCTGAGTACGCGCCGGAGTTCCCCGGGGGCGCCGACATCTCCCTGGCCACCACGCTGGAACTGGACGACCTCGGCGGCACCTTCGACGCCGCCACCTTCGTCACCGGCCTGGCCGTTTCGGACTGCGCCCACCTGGTTCACCGGCAGAACGAGGAGACCACCACCGCCTGGTTCTACGGCCTCACCGATCGCTCCTGGGCGGCCGTGGTGTTCCGGGGGAAGGAGCCGGCGATCGTGTACCAGTCCGGTGCCCGGCGCCTGGCGAGCGCCGTGGAGCGGGCGATGCGGTGGTGGAACGGGCGGGGGCGGCCGGGCCTGCCGCGCTTCGGCGTGACCGTCACTCCGACCGGCCAGCAGATCCCCTGGCTGGACGAGCCCGGCAGCCCGGTGCCTCGGCAGGTATGA